A part of Lacinutrix sp. 5H-3-7-4 genomic DNA contains:
- a CDS encoding YtxH domain-containing protein yields MAEENKNFEDEIKEKIENAEEKTETLAEETKDSLKDFKDKASTIADDAKEQLNNLKDKASSFINEDSKVIVDKAKTKASEIANEAEEKLEELKEDAKETFEKAKQKTTQFINEDGKELLDDAKEAFDDVKGKANDIVNEAGDKLEDFTEEAKEVIEETSKKTKNFFQRLFGK; encoded by the coding sequence ATGGCAGAAGAAAACAAAAACTTCGAAGACGAGATTAAAGAAAAAATTGAAAATGCCGAAGAAAAAACAGAAACACTCGCCGAAGAAACTAAAGACTCTTTAAAAGATTTTAAAGACAAAGCATCAACTATAGCAGACGATGCTAAAGAACAATTAAACAACTTAAAAGATAAAGCCTCAAGTTTTATAAATGAAGACAGCAAAGTAATTGTAGATAAAGCAAAGACTAAAGCCTCAGAAATCGCAAATGAAGCTGAAGAAAAGCTTGAAGAATTAAAAGAAGACGCTAAAGAAACCTTCGAAAAAGCAAAACAAAAAACTACACAATTTATAAACGAAGATGGAAAAGAATTGTTAGACGATGCCAAAGAAGCTTTTGATGATGTAAAAGGAAAAGCTAATGATATTGTAAATGAAGCAGGAGATAAACTTGAAGATTTTACAGAAGAAGCTAAAGAAGTTATTGAAGAAACTTCAAAAAAAACCAAAAACTTTTTTCAAAGATTATTTGGTAAATAA
- a CDS encoding helix-turn-helix transcriptional regulator, translating into MGFTKRHIFDKQQNEIASFTKMIGHPARVSIIQHISENQHCNCNELVKAIGLAQPTISQHLAEIRKTGLLSQTVKGKSLFYSINKDKLNECRRILNDFFVKTQINCSK; encoded by the coding sequence ATGGGCTTTACTAAACGTCATATTTTTGATAAACAACAAAATGAAATTGCTAGTTTCACTAAAATGATTGGACATCCTGCAAGAGTTTCAATCATACAACATATTAGCGAAAACCAACACTGTAATTGTAACGAGCTAGTTAAAGCTATAGGTTTAGCACAACCTACAATTTCTCAGCATTTAGCCGAAATTAGAAAAACAGGTTTGCTAAGTCAAACTGTTAAAGGCAAGAGTTTATTTTACTCTATTAATAAAGATAAGCTAAATGAATGCAGACGAATACTCAACGATTTTTTTGTTAAAACTCAAATAAATTGTAGTAAATAA